gtttggggtgagctggaccacagtgtgaaggcaaaggggcaacaagtgctgaacacctctgggaactccttcaagactgttggaaaaccatttcaggtgaccacctcttgaagttcattgagagaatgccaagagtgtgcaaagcagtaatcagggcaaagggtggctattttgaagaaactagaaaataaaacatgttttcagttatttcacctttttttgttaagtacaaaactccacgtgttcattcatagttttgatgccttcagtgagaatctacaatgtatttagtcatgaaaataaagaaaacgagtTGAAAGAGAAATTATTTTTGTGCTCTACTGAGTTTATGTTCATGCAGCAAAAACTGCATGAACATTACAAAAACTGTTCTCTATTTGCTGTGTTGCTAACAAAATATCTGCCTTCCTAGGAACATTGTAAATCTTCTAAATATTATGTATTGTTTACATGACTTACCAATAATCATTTGTCCAAATAAAGTCTTCTTTAGACCTCGCTTGTTCCCCCTGCCACACCAGTTCAGGTTTTTCGCCAGGTCAGCGGTTAATAACTTGCTGGCAATTCTCCAAATAGTTTTTTGCATGGAAGCTCCTCCACTAAGTGACAGCATGCTAATCTGAAATATTGCAGAGTAGTAGAAATGTATTAATTACCAAACTGACCTTTTCATACCTTTTGTATTTACTATTGACTAATGAGCATTTTATgttaaggttttatttttttagttgagtAATGCATTTTCCAGTCAAACCAATCACATGCTTACATATATAATCAACAggaaatgtttgtggacactttgTGAATCCATTCATAGTCTTATCTGAtggaaaactgtaaataataataaatgattacCATCCTTTGCCTCAGTTCATTGTTCTGAAGTCTTTCTTCCATATTTTCAAGGTCTTCAATTGAATTTAGAGGAATAAAATTAACCTCTTCTTCGCCTGCAAGCTGTTGTGTGGGCAGAATCCGGCGGCCACCAATGAATGACTCAAGTGATGTTAAGTAACCTATTTTGAGGTCGATCTCCCGCAGTGCCTCCAGGACAGTCCTATCTACAGCtgcaaaattaatattttttattttaggtccTTTTTCTTTTCATGCTTATTAGATTGTATGGTGTACTTAAATTTAGCATTTTAGTGACCTAGAGAATTGTCCTACATATTATATTTATgaattaattgtattaatgcaTTTTATCTGAAACCTTTGATTCCTGCTTCAGTAAGATATTTTCTCCTTCAGTACTCACCACTGACATGAGGAAGGACACCCTGGGCATGTCCTGTTCCCTGAGAGGATTCTGCCCATGTGGACTGGTTGGACCTGGGCCACTGTAATGTTTCTTTTACGGTAGGTGCtgtttacagagaaaaaaaaaatgctgtgagaATACTTGACTGTGAAGTTTTAGGAATAATATTCATGTGAAAATACGTTTGAGTTTCTAtgaatgatttttaaaaattgtttGTAGAAACAACACTACACAATGACCAGCTAATGCCTGGACCTAACTCAAAAGAAAGTAATTTAGTTGTTGATTACAAACAAGTAAGAATGCTAAAGTTTtaataacaaattaaaaatgctttaaacatACTGCACTTTTTCTCAAGTAGCATACATCTACTGTAGTAGATTTACCAAATAACAGGCAGTACTAAATTACACATTACTGTGTGTGGGAGCCTGATTTAACAAATGACCCAGAACTCACatttgtaaaataatttattgaaaGACCATGTACTTGTGATAGAAAATACTGAAAGTACACTGCACTTTGTCAGATTAAAGATAGACTCACCtaggtatatacatttttttctcagCTGCTCTGGAGCACTCTCAAATCAGAATTTAATTTCCCATAACTATTTGTTCATCATCTAATCACTTGTGCACATTGCAGAAGCTGTTTCTCAACATTTTATACAAAACAAAAGAGTGTGCTGAGTATGATTTTAGAAGATGTtcctttataaatgtgtaaaatatgtcTATCTCTATATACCCATACAGATCTATCCAGCAATGTGAAGTGTTAGTATACAGTATTAAAGTACAGAGTGCATTGTTTGAACATCTGAATTATTGACCTCCTAACATTTTCAACATGCTCACGTAAAAAGtctaatagaaatgtataaaatctgcttCACATGTCTTGACCACTGGTTTAACTAACTTCAGTGTAAGGATGTAGTGAACTAATGCCTAGATGTTTGGTGGGGTAAGAGAGTGAAGTATTACATTacatgcattacattacattacatttagcagatgcttttgtccaaagcaa
This genomic interval from Astyanax mexicanus isolate ESR-SI-001 chromosome 1, AstMex3_surface, whole genome shotgun sequence contains the following:
- the LOC111193616 gene encoding uncharacterized protein LOC111193616 isoform X2 — translated: MSNQSTWAESFQGPGHAQGVLPPISAPTVQHKASLWPMSNQSTWVESSQGPGHAQGVLPHVSAPTVKETLQCPRSNQSTWAESSQGTGHAQGVLPHVSAVDRTVLEALREIDLKIGYLTSLESFIGGRRILPTQQLAGEEEVNFIPLNSIEDLENMEERLQNNELRQRMISMLSLSGGASMQKTIWRIASKLLTADLAKNLNWCGRGNKRGLKKTLFGQMIIGAAMKNPILPAPTEADAEKCLKRLPGWHQGGVNIYFWL
- the LOC111193616 gene encoding uncharacterized protein LOC111193616 isoform X1, which encodes MSNQSTWAESFQGPGHAQGVLPPISAPTVQHKASLWPMSNQSTWVESSQGPGHAQGVLPHVSAPTVKETLQCPRSNQSTWVESSHRTGHGQGVLPHVSAPTVKETLQWPRSNQSTWAESSQGTGHAQGVLPHVSAVDRTVLEALREIDLKIGYLTSLESFIGGRRILPTQQLAGEEEVNFIPLNSIEDLENMEERLQNNELRQRMISMLSLSGGASMQKTIWRIASKLLTADLAKNLNWCGRGNKRGLKKTLFGQMIIGAAMKNPILPAPTEADAEKCLKRLPGWHQGGVNIYFWL